The following coding sequences are from one Triticum dicoccoides isolate Atlit2015 ecotype Zavitan chromosome 4A, WEW_v2.0, whole genome shotgun sequence window:
- the LOC119286836 gene encoding uncharacterized protein LOC119286836: MGILDHSEEEEEEEGSHCGGGARFGARRQKPRSKSHHQLLLMDSVGGGKAGADGECASEEEEIVPLPEYERLSQSARLPDDDRAGAEDPPPPAERGASLTPPPRQQQKPAAWRLLQYVRSMHRSSAGVVVAGAYCGGSSDGDSKSSDGEKEGVDGDGDEEGRKEKEQRKKKRSSWLPDPDRRWPVQGFY, translated from the coding sequence ATGGGCATCCTGGATcactcggaggaggaggaggaggaggaggggagccaCTGCGGCGGAGGCGCGAGGTTTGGGGCGCGGCGGCAGAAGCCGAGGTCCAAGAGCCACCACCAGCTGCTGCTCATGGACAGCGTCGGCGGGGGCAAGGCCGGCGCGGACGGGGAGTGCGCATCGGaggaggaggagatcgtgccgCTGCCGGAGTACGAGCGGCTGTCCCAATCCGCGCGCCTCCCGGACGACGACCGGGCTGGCGCCGAGGACCCGCCTCCCCCGGCCGAGCGGGGCGCGTCCCTGACGCCCCCGCCGCGGCAGCAGCAGAAGCCGGCGGCGTGGAGGCTGCTCCAGTACGTGCGGTCGATGCACAGGTCGTCGGCGGGGGTCGTGGTCGCCGGCGCGTACTGCGGCGGCTCGTCGGACGGCGACTCCAAGAGCTCCGACGGCGAGAAGGAGGGGGTCGACGGCGATGGAGATGAggaggggaggaaggagaaggagcagCGGAAGAAGAAGCGCTCCTCGTGGCTGCCGGACCCCGACCGCCGGTGGCCGGTGCAGGGGTTCTACTAG
- the LOC119289166 gene encoding UDP-glycosyltransferase 73C6-like, with product MPAPLHLVFVPFLARSHFAPLAAAAAAACGDGTTGATILTTPHFAALAPPSVPVRAAPFSIPGGHEDFSLLPDESSAPAFFFAAEAALAPALAAAVRAHAGAVAVVSDAVLHWAPRVARECGVPHVTFHTIGAFAAASMVAVHLHRPDVLEDPVAVPGGFPVPVELRRVHVNEEALAHLPLFRAAEAGSCAVAFNSFSALEADFAEYYRNVDGSPKKVFLVGPRRATPGVASSDVAVTGGAERDPILRWLDGQEAGSVVYACFGSTCGLSAEQLRELGAGLRASGTPFLWVIPAATEGTEQHDERASGHGMVVAGRWAPQAEILAHRAVGGFLSHCGWNSVLDAVCAGVPLATWPLRAEQFLNEALLVDVLRVGVRVREVGSKADVEAVVPAAAVASAVGKLMDGGADEAAARMARVRELGVAGRAAVAEGGSSCSDWARLVDELKALHGHSNDA from the coding sequence ATGCCGGCGCCCCTGCACCTCGTCTTCGTGCCCTTCCTCGCGCGCAGCCACTTCGCCCCGCTGGCGGCCGCCGCGGCGGCCGCTTGCGGCGATGGCACCACCGGCGCCACCATCCTCACCACGCCGCACTTCGCGGCCCTCGCGCCTCCCTCCGTGCCGGTCCGCGCCGCGCCGTTCAGCATCCCCGGAGGGCACGAGGACTTCTCCCTGCTCCCGGACGAATCCTCCGCGccggccttcttcttcgccgcgGAGGCCGCCCTGGCGCCGGCGCTCGCGGCGGCCGTACGCGCCCACGCAGGCGCCGTGGCCGTTGTCTCGGACGCCGTGCTCCACTGGGCGCCCCGCGTCGCCCGCGAGTGCGGCGTCCCGCACGTCACGTTCCACACCATCGGCGCCTTCGCCGCGGCCTCCATGGTCGCCGTCCACCTCCACCGCCCCGACGTCTTGGAGGACCCCGTCGCTGTCCCCGGCGGCTTCCCGGTCCCCGTGGAGCTCCGCAGGGTCCATGTCAACGAGGAGGCTCTGGCGCATCTCCCGTTGTTCCGCGCGGCCGAGGCCGGGAGCTGCGCCGTCGCCTTCAACAGCTTCTCGGCGCTCGAGGCTGATTTTGCCGAGTACTACCGGAACGTGGATGGCTCTCCCAAGAAAGTGTTCCTGGTTGGTCCCAGGCGGGCCACCCCCGGCGTCGCCAGCAGCGACGTCGCCGTCACCGGCGGCGCAGAGCGCGACCCCATCCTGCGGTGGCTCGACGGCCAGGAGGCCGGGTCCGTGGTGTACGCCTGCTTCGGCAGCACGTGCGGTCTGAGCGCGGAGCAGCTCAGGGAGCTGGGCGCTGGACTGCGCGCGTCCGGCACGCCGTTCCTCTGGGTGATCCCGGCGGCGACGGAGGGCACGGAGCAGCACGACGAGCGCGCGTCCGGCCACGGCATGGTGGTGGCCGGGCGATGGGCGCCGCAGGCGGAGATCCTGGCGCACCGCGCGGTGGGCGGCTTCCTGAGCCACTGCGGCTGGAACTCGGTGCTGGACGCCGTGTGCGCCGGGGTGCCCCTCGCGACGTGGCCGCTCCGCGCCGAGCAGTTCCTGAACGAGGCGCTCCTCGTGGACGTGCTCCGCGTGGGCGTGCGGGTGCGGGAGGTGGGCAGCAAGGCGGACGTGGAGGCGGTGGTGCCGGCCGCCGCGGTGGCCAGCGCGGTGGGGAAGCTGATGGACGGCGGTGCGGACGAAGCCGCGGCTAGGATGGCGAGGGTGCGGGAGCTCGGCGTCGCGGGTCGCGCCGCGGTGGCGGAAGGAGGGTCGTCGTGCAGTGACTGGGCACGGCTTGTAGATGAGCTCAAGGCGTTACACGGCCACAGCAACGATGCATAA